The Humidesulfovibrio mexicanus DNA window CCAGCCAGCGCCCGGTACAGCGCGTACGCGCAGCCGTAGAGGAAGAGGTTCTCGATGAACCAGAGGTGCACGAACTCCTGGTTGGGGCCGACCGGGCCGGTCCAGCCCGCCGGGGGCGCGGTGAGGCCCAGGTAGGCGCCAAGGTAGTAGTCCAGGTAGGAGGTGAGCTCCATGTGCTTCCAGGTGATGTCGTGGACGTACATGAACACCGGGGTGATGGCGAGCACCATGACGGCGATGGGCAGGCCGAAGCGCCAGAACCGGTCCAGGACGAAGGTGAGCGGGCCCTTGCGGTCCACGCTGCCGGGGTGGAAGTATCCGGCCATGAGGAAGAACAGCCCCATGAAGAAGGCCTCGTTGACCCCGAAGAACAGCCCGATCCGGTAGTCCTTCAAGGCCGATTGGTAGAGCCACCAGCCATCGTGCCCGAAGGGCTGCCCCGCGTGGTGGGCCACCACCAGCATGGACAGGAAGATGCGGACGTTGTCGATGTAGGCCAGACGCTGCTTGGCTGGGGCGCTCACGTGCTGCTCCTCGGTCTGCTTCGCGCGGCTAGGGCCGCGTGGGAATGCCCGCCCCGCGCAGAATGGCGAGGGCGATGTGGTCGTATTCCTTGTTGAAATGGTGCCCGCCCGGCACCACCATGGGCGTGACGTTGGGGGCCTCGTAGTTCTGGCACAGGGTGCCCTCTTCCTCGTCGCCGCAGACCAGCAGCACCGGGGTCTTGGAGAGCTTCTCCATCTCCGGGATCATGGGCGCGCCCTGGGGCACGTTTTCCGTGGTCAGCCAGTTGGAGAGGTGGAACTCGAAGTCCGCATGGGTGCCGGGGCCAAGCATGGCCACCAGCGCCAGCCTGGCCTTGGCGGCCTCGCTCATGCGGCCGGTCATGAAGGGCAGCACGTCCGCCCCGATGGAATAGCCCACCACGATGTAGCGCTCCGCACCCCACTTGGCCGCGTAGTGCGTGAGCGTCAGCTCAAGGTCGTGCGCCATTTCCTCTGGCGTGCGCGCGTTCCAGAAGTACTTGAGCGAGTTGAAGCCCACCACGGACACGCCGTGGGCGGCCAGGATGTTGCCGATCTGCTGGTCGATGCCCGCCCAGCCGCCGTCTCCGGTGACGATGACGGCAAGGGTCTTGCCGGGTGTGGCCGCTGGCGCCTCCACCAGGGGCAGGTCGTCCACGCTTTTGGCCGCCTGGGGCTTGGCCGCGCGGGTGGCCGGGGCAACGCTGTCCAGGGCCTCGCGGAAGGCCGCGCGCCAGGTGTCCGCTTCGGGCCGGGCCTGGTCCGCGCCCGCAAGCACGCTCACGCGCGCCCGCGCAATGCGGCTGGCGAAGGCGTTGGCCTCCGCCGGGGAGAAGCGGGGGTCCTTCTCGGCTTGCACCAGCACCAGCAGCCCGTGCGGGTGTTCCACCGGGTGCATGACGATGCCGGTTTCCGGGCTGGTGGCGTTGTCGTAGCGGTAGCCGTTGGCGGTGCAAAAGGGCTTCTGAATGCCCAGGCGCGGGGAGAAGCCCAGCGTCACCGCTCCGGCGAAGATGTCCTTGGGGGCCTGGGCGAAGGTGGCGTAGGCCACGGCCGCGCCTTCGCCGAATCCGGCCAGCACGGGCTGATGGTAGCCGGTGTAGCCCAGCGTCTTCTGCACGATCTTGGAGAGGCCTTCGAACTCCCAGGATTGGTAGAAGCAGCCCCCGGACGGGGCGCGCAGCGGACCGAGCAGGCGGGCTGTGTCGATGCCCACCACTGTGGCGTCCATGTCGGCCATGGCGCGGGCGGCCGTGTCCATGCGGGCGTCCCACGCTCCGTCGGAAAGCAGCAGCACCGCGCGGCCGGGTTCGGAATCCGGGGCGCGGTAGATGCGCACGTCGCCGAACACGCCGAAGTTCAGCTTTTCGGGTTCGGCCTCTGGCCTGGCGCAGGCCGAGGCGGCCAGGCAGAAGAGGGCAAGGGCCAGCAGGGCGCGCGTGGTCCGTCTCATTTGGCGATGACTCCCGTGACGCCGCCCGAAACCAGGGTGGCGATGTTGGCCAGGGCGCGGGGGGGCACGGTGCCGCCGGGGCTGGCCAGGTATTTGGATTCCCAGACCGGGTCGAACTTGTCCTTGAAGCGGCGCAGACCCTGGAAATTGTAGAACTGCCCGCCGTGCGCGTACAGCAGCGAGCCGAGCCGCGCCCAGGTGGGGGCCAGGGCGTGGCTTTCCAGACCGGAGAACGGCGCCATGCCCAGGTTGAACCACTGGTAGCCCTGCTCGCGTCCCCAGAGCATGAGCATGATGTAGAGGTATTCCATGACGCTTGCCGGGGCGTCGGGCGCATAGCGCATCAGGTCCACGGAAAGCTCCTGGCGCACGCCGTTCGCCATGCCGCCTTCCCAGATGTTGGCGAAGGCCACGATGCGGCCCTCTTTCCGCACGATTGCCTGGGGGCACCGCAGCATGTAGGCGTCGCTGAAGTAGCCCAGGGAGAATTTCTTTTCCCTGGCGTGCTTGGCCGCAAGCCAGGCATCGGAAACGGCCTTGAGCTCCGGCAGGATGGCGGGCACGCCTTCCCTGGGCACGATCTCGAAGCCGGCCCCTTCCTTCTCCACCATGTTGCGGGTGTAGCGCAGGCCCTTGCGCGCCTGTCCCGCCAGCGAGAACTCCGGCAGGGGCACCCGCGCCTCCTCGCCGATCTTCATGAGCGAAAGGCCCAGGTCCAGGTACAGGGGCAGGTTTTCGCGGCCCGCCTGATAGAACACCGTCCACCCGGCGTAGAGGTCCACCATTTCGCGAAAGCGCCAGGCCAGCTCGGCGCGCGTGGCGGGCGGCCCCACGGGATCGCCCATGCACACCCAGCTGCGGCCGCAAATGCCATACATGAGGAAGCCGTCGCCCTTCTTGCCCAGAAGCACGCTCTTGTCGCCCAGCAGGGCGAGGTGCGGCGGGGTTTCTGGCGCTGCGGCCACCAGGGCGCGCACAGCGGTCATGTCCTCCTCGCTGGGCGGGGCGTGGCGTGGCCGGGCCGAACGCATGAGCCGGAGCACCGCCACGGCCAGCACCGCCACCGCCACGCCCGCGGCGGCGCGCAGGAAGCGGCTGGCTTCGTCCTCGTAGGCGAAGGCCCACCACAGGTCGGTGGCCAGGCTGTCGAGGCCGTAGGCCAGGTAGCCCAGAAGCGCCGTGCAGCCCAGCGCGGTCACGATGGCCGTGATCCAGCCGGGGGTGAAGCCCTCGGACAACAGCGAGGCCTTGCGGTAGAAAAACTTGTGGCAGGGCAAGAGCGCCAGCAAAAGCAGGGTGAGGAGCAGGGCCTCCTCGTAGTCCCAGCCTTTCAACAGGCAGGAGATGATGCCCGCGAAGAGCAGTCCGGAGGTGACGAAGTAGGCGGCGTCGAGCCGCTTGTGCAGGCCGCGCGCCAGGATGATGAGTCCCAGGCCCGCCAGGCTGCCCACGAAGTGCGACGCCTCCAGCACGCCCAGGGGCAGGAACTCCTCCAGCCAGCGCAGCCGCTCGTGCACCGAGGGCGTGGCCCCGGAGAAAAGCAGCACCAGTCCGGCCAGGAAGGCCAGCACAGCCAGCACGCGCGGCACCACCACCGGGAACCATTGCGTCAGGAACGCCCCGATTTCCAGCGCGGATTCGCGCGCCGCCAGGGACTTGCGGGCGGCCAGGGCCTCGCGCGCGGCCAGAAGCGCGGCGGCCAGCACCAGCGGCACAAGGTAGTACACCACACGGTAGGCCACCAGCGTGGCGAAAAGCGCCGGAGCCGGGATGCGCGGGCTGAGCAGGAAGAGCAGGCAGGATTCGAACACGCCGAGCCCGCCGGGCACCTGGCTCACGAGTCCGGCGATTTGTCCCAGCAGAAAGGCCCCGAGCAGCAGCGGAAAGCTGACGTTGGCCCAGGGGGGCAGCAGCGCATAGAGCACCGCCGCGGCCAGCGCCCAGTCCAGGGAGGCCACGGCCACCTGCAGCAGCGCGCTTTTGAAGGGGGGCAACAGCAGGGTCAGCTTGCCGATGCGCCAAGGGGTTTCTTTGCGGGCTGCGGCGTACAGGTACAAGGCCGGGGGGACGAGCAGCGCCAGCCCCAGCGGCCGGGTGGTGGAGAAGGGCAGGGTGATCCAGTCGGGCAGGGGCAGGGGCCGCACGGTGAAGATGATGCCGCCGATGGAGAAGAGCCCGAGCCAGAGCGTGAGCGTGGTGAAGACCACGATCTTGGCGATCTCCCCGGTGGAGAGCCCCCAGGAGGAATAGAGCCGGTAGCGCACCGTGCTGCCAGCCAGGGTGGAAAGTCCGATGGTGTTGCTGAAGGCGTTCCCCGCGAAGGAGGCCAGCACGGGCCGATGCGGCGGCAGCGGGTGCCCGATGTAGCTGAGGGCCAGGATGTCGTATCCGGCCAGCACGATGAAGTTGGCCGCGGTGAGGCCGAAGGCCAGCAGCACGTCCCGGTCGGTCTCGGAGAACAGGGAGGCCATGATCTCGTCCAGATTGTACTGGGCGAGCTGGGCCGAAATGGCCCAGACGGCGGCGGCAAGCAGCGCCAGGGCCAGGGCCGGGCCGAAAAATGGCTTGAGGCGTGTCAGCACGGGAGCGGACATGCGGCCTCCGGACATGGGGCCTCGGGCCTTTCCCAAAGGGGCGGGCCTGGACGATGGAGCACTGTGTCTGGCGTCATGCTCAAGGGAAATCCGTGGGAGGCAGCGTCTCCGGCGGAACGCCGGGGCAATTGCACAATATAGCCCCTCTTCGGCCGCTCAGTCAAGTATCGGGACGCGTGGCGCGGAGGCTGCTCAGCCCGTCCGGCCGGGGCCGGAGAACACCGCCTGCCACAGGCGCTCCAAGGCGTGGCCGGTGTTCTCCGCGTCGTGCGGGTCCGCAAGCACCAGCGACAGCGCCCGCTGGTAGAACTCCGGCGGCCGGGCCAGGATGCGGTCGCGGCGCACCAGCATGTTGCCCGTGGGCGCGCGCGCGATGAACTGCGCCGGGGACGGAAGCCCGAAGAGCGCCTCGAAGACCCGCCCCACGGGAATGTCCTTGCCCCAGCCCTCCCAGCGGCCCTGCTTGGCCGGGTCGGCCAGGTCGTGGGGACGGCCCAGGGCGTCGCAGCGCAGGCGGAACCAGGCCAGCCCGCAGAAGGGGCGGTCTTGCGCGACAAGGTCGAGCAGCCGTGCGCGCAGCGCGGCCGGGGGCAGGCGCGGTTCTTCCGGTGGCGTCAGGTGGGCGAAGGGGTCGCCCTGCACAAAGGCTGTCCAGCGGGGCAGGGCGTCGTAGTGGGCGATGATGTGCGTGAGGTAGGTGTGGGCCTCGCGCCCCACGTTGGGCAGGGCCTCGCGGCGGATGCCGGGCGCGAGCGCCGCCGGTGGCTCCGGGCCCTTGTCGTAGAGCACGCCCGGCAGGCCCAGCTCCGCCAGCCAGGCCGTGTCCTCCCGGTAGCGGGCCACCACCACGCCGATGTCCGGCGTTGCGGGGCTAGTCCCGTCCGAAGCGTATCTGGTCGAGCCCGTCATCCTCGTCCCTGCCGAATTCGCGGCCGCTGCTCGTGTGCGCGGTGGGACCGTAGTGCGGGTGCCCGTGCGGCCCGAAGAGGTCGGCGCGGCCGCGCACCGGTCCGTCGGGAACCTCGCGTTCCATTTCTGGCGTCTCCCTGCGCTCCGCGCGGCGCGCGCGCGCTTCTGGCGCATCGGCGATGCGATAGGCGCGCAGGAAGGTTGGGTAGGCCCCGGTGGAGTAGGTGCCGGAGCCGTAGCCCACGGCCTCGACGCGGCCCAGCGGCAGGGGGCCGTGGGTCTGCGCCAGGGTTTTGAGCACCGCCAGGCCCGTGGGCGTGGCCAGCTCCATGCCGGATTCCGTGGCGAAGACGACCATGCTGCGCGCAAGTTCGGCGCAGGCGGGCGCGGGCACGGGGAAGCGTCCGTGGCTGAAGGTGACGAAGCCCGAACCCAGGTTCACGGGCGAGGCCACCACGCGGTCCGCCCCGCTGGCGTGGGCCAGCAGTATTGCGCCCATGGCGTCCACCACGGTGTCCACCGCGCCCACCTCGTGGAAGTGGATGCGGTCCAGGGGCTCGCCGTGGACCTTGCTTTCGGCCTCGGCCAGCCGCGTGAGGGCGGTCAGGCCAAGCTTCTTGACCCGCGCGGGCCAGTGGGCCTCGGGCGCGGCGTGCACGATGTCCGTCAGGTCCCGCAAGTGCCGCAGGGGCTGCGGCGCCTGCTCCAGCACCTCCACGCGCCGGGTGCGGATGCCCTGGACCATCTGCTCGGAGAAGCGCACGGACACCCCCGGCAACCCCAGGGCGGCCACGGCGTCGGCCAGCAGCTTCGCACCGCCGGGAACAAGGTCGCTCAGGGCGGCCAAAAGCATGTCCCCGGACACGCCCAGGGTGCATTCGAGATACAGCGTTTTCACTGGGTCATCCTTTTCGTGCGGCTTCGCATTGGGCGTTGATCACATGGGCCGAATACCCGGCCCCGAAGCCGTTGTCGATGTTCACCACGCACACGCCCGAGGCGCAGGAGTTGAGCATGGTCAAAAGGGCGGCCAGGCCGCCGAAGCTCGCGCCATAGCCCACGCTGGTGGGCACGGCGATGACCGGCGCGGGCAGCAATCCCGCCACGACCGAGGGCAGGGCCCCGTCCATGCCTGCCACGGCCACCACGCAGCGCGCCTCCAGCAGGTCGTCCAGCACGGAGAGGACGCGGTGGATGCCCGCCACGCCGCAGTCGTAGCGGCGCAGCACGCGGCTGCCCAGGAATTCGGCGGTGCGGGCGGCTTCCTCGGCCACGGGCAGATCGGCCGTGCCCGCGCTGACCACGGCCACCAGGCCGGTCAGGGCGATGGGCGCGGTCTCGATGCTGAGCACCCGCGAGAGCGGATCGTACTGCGCGCCGGGCATGTGGCGCACGGCCTCGAAATGCATGGCGTCGGCGCGGGTGCCCAGGGCCCGCCCCGTGCGCCCGGCCAGGGCCTCGAAGATGTGCGCCACCTGCTCCGGGGTCTTGCCCTGGCAAAAGACCACTTCGGCCTGGCCCTTGCGCAACAGGCGGTGGTGGTCCACGCGGGCGAATCCGGCGTCGGCCATACTCTGCCCGAGCAGCTGGCGTTTGAGTTCGGCCGCGTCGACGCGGCCCTGGCGGAAGTCCTCCAGCAGGGTGTCCAGGTTCATGGGCGCACTCCAAGGGAAAGGTCGGCGAAGCCCGCGGCGCGGGCTCGGTCCGCCAGGGCGGCCGCCTGGGCCTGGGCCAGGGGCAGCTGGGCCGCGCGCACCAGCAGCAGCGCGGCGTCGCCGCCGGGGCCGGGGGTCAGCCGCGCGCGCAGGTCGGCTAGGCCAAGCTCGCGCGCGGCGCGTTCCAGGGCCTCCACAGCGGCAAGACGCCCGGGGGTCAGCTCCAGGCCTTCGGGAACGCGGGTGGCCAGGCAGGAATCGGACGGGTCGTCGGCGCAGGGCAGGCCTGACAGGCGGGCCAGTTCGCGCACTTCCGCCTTGGAAATGCGGCAGGCGGCCAGCGGCGAGAGGGCGCGGGCCTCGGCCACGGCGCGCAGGCCCGGCCGGGCCGGGTCGTCGTCGGCGTTGGTGCCCTCGGCCATGGCGCTGGATGCCCCAAGCGCCTGGTCCGCGGCGTGGCGCACCTGGGCCAGCACAAGGGCCTTGCACCGGTAGCAGCGGTCCGCCGGGTTGCCGCGCAACCGCGCATCGGCCAGCGCGGAGATGTCCCGCGCCACCACCCGCACGCCCGTGGCATGGGCCAGAAACGCGGCCATGCGTTCGGCGCGCTGGCGTTCCTCGGCGCTCATGAACTCCGAGCGCACGGTGACGCCCATGGCCTGGCCGCCCAGCGCCGTGGCCGCGGCCCAGAGGACCAGGGAGCTGTCCACGCCGCCGGAAAAGGCCACGGCAGTCGGCCCGGTTGCGCGGAAAAAGTCCAGAAGGCGTTGGAGGCGTGCGTCCATGGTGCGTTGGTTCCGGTCTGTTTGCACAAGGCGGGGTCGGGGGCCGAAGCTGTGTGTATAGTCGGCTTTCGGCTCGGGCACAAGCCGGGCTAGGGCAGCACGCTCCGCAGGGCGCGGCCTGCCAGGTAGCGGACCATGCGCGTGGGGGTCAGGGCGCGGATGAAGTCCAGGCCCACGAAGGGATCGGCCATGCGCCGCAGCGCGGCCAGGGAGCCCGGTCCGGGCAGGGTGTCCGGCGCGGAGAGGATGGCGCGCAGGGCGTCGATGGTCTGGGCGTAGGCGTCGCGGGTGGTGTCCAGCCGGACGCGCGCGCGCGCGGCGGCGTAGTCCGCTGGCGTCGGCGCGGGCGGCGGGTTTTGGAACAGGGCGGCCAGCTCGGCGGCCTCGTCGCGGCCGGGGAGATGGGTGAAGCAGCGCCCCACCAGCCGCGCCTGGGCGTTGACGAGCCGAACGTAGCTGGTTGGCGGCAGCAGCGCGCCGGGCTTTTCCCAGAAGGGCAGCTCCAAAATGGCCGCCGAGGCCCGCACCAGGGCAAGGTCGCAGAAGCGGTAGGCCCAGGCCCCGTCGGTTTCGTCCACGGCGGGCACGTTCCAGACGCGGTCGCTGGCGTCGCTGAGGCCCCAGGGGTGCGCGCCGCCGTGCTTCTTGAAGGCGTACTCCCAGGGGTGCAGCTTGGCCAGCAGGTTCACGCCCGCCTGCCGCGCGGCCCGGGCCACGCGGGCGTAGGTCTCGGACCGGGCGTCCAGGGAGTTGGGCAGCCACAGGCACAGAGGGCGGGCGGGGGCCAGGGCGTAGCGCGCGCAGAAGGCCTCGCGGTCCGGGTAGTCGTTCACCAGCCGGTTTACCGTGGGCTCGAAGAAAATGTTGCCCGTGAAGTGGACGCCCTTGGCCGCGGCCAGAGTGCGCGATTCCGGCGTGTGGTTGAAGTCCAGCTCGAAAAACAGGGTGAGCGGGTGCTGCAGGAGCAGATGTTCGGCCCCGTGGTGGCAGAAGTCGCCCAGCAGGGTGGCCATCTGCGCGGTCTTGCCGCCGCGCGCGCGCGTGGCGGCCATGAGCCGGGGCAGGTCGGCGTCGTGGTGGGCGTCGGCCACGGTGAGCTCCGCCGGGGTCGCGTCCGCGTGCTTGAGGACCTCGGCCCTGGGCAGGAGGCGCACCCCGCGCCCGGCCAGCTCCTCCGCGCGCGCGCCCGGCACGTCCAGGCCCAATTTGAGGCCGTGCGGCGGGCCGACCGCGATGAGGGTCTCGCAGGAGAACCCCGCGGCGAGCAGGCGGTCGTGCAGGCGCAGGAGCTTGTGGAACGCGCCGCCGTGCACGTTGAGCCAGACGAAGCGGATGTCCGGGACGCTCATGTGCTCTCCGGCAAGGCCCGGCTAGGCGGGCCTGCGCCCGGTGGCCAGCAGCTGGCGCTCCACGGCCCAGCGCAGGAATTTGACGCCCGTGGCCTTGGCCAGGCGGCGGGCCATGGGCACGGAGAGCACGGCGTAGAGCAGGTCGGCCAAGATGCGCACCGGGCCTGTTTCCCACAACAGCTCGTGGTGGCAGAACTGCTCGCTTTGCGCCTGTTCGAAGCCGTGCATGGCCAGGGCCTCGGCGATGCCCTTGGCCATGTAGGGATGCACATGGGTGGCGTCCTCGAAGAAAACGCGCCACACCGAGGCCCAGTCCGGGGTGAGCACCAGGATGAGCCCGCCGGGCTTGAGCACGCGCTTGACCTCGGCCAGCAGCGGCGTGGGGTCCACCATGTGCTCGATGACGCTCTTCATGATCACGGCGTCGCAGGAGGCGTCGGGCACGGGGAAGGTCTCGGCCGTGACGTTGCACAGGCGCACGGGCACGCCCGGCGCCAGGCTGCCCGCGCTGGGGGCCATGTCCAGGCCGGAGCAGTCGAGCCCCAGGCGGGAGAACGCGCCCAGCATCTCGCCCCGGCCGCAGCCCACGTCCAGCAGGCTCATGCCGGGCCTAAGGCCATAGCGGCCCATGAAGAAGCGCGCCAGATTGTCCGGGTAGGCGGTAAGGGGCTTCGCCGATTTGGTGTAGACGACCTCAAGGTAGTCCTGCTTCTTGCGCTCCATGGCTTACTCCACCCCTTGCAGGCCGGGGGTCTGCAGTCCGTAATAGTCCCAGCAGCGGCGGCACAGGGGGAAGCGGTCGTACTCGCCCCTGGCCAGGGCCTCGCGGTACATGTTGGCCTTGGCCGAGGCCCAGATCTCCGCAAGCGGCTTTTCGCGCACGTCGCCCACGCCCATGACGATCTCGAAGTCGCGGCAGCACACGCTCACCCGGCCGTCCCAGAACACGGAGAGCTTGTCGAACACCTCGGCGCAGCGCGGGTGCTTCTTGACCAGCTGGTCCT harbors:
- a CDS encoding asparagine synthase-related protein, with the protein product MDARLQRLLDFFRATGPTAVAFSGGVDSSLVLWAAATALGGQAMGVTVRSEFMSAEERQRAERMAAFLAHATGVRVVARDISALADARLRGNPADRCYRCKALVLAQVRHAADQALGASSAMAEGTNADDDPARPGLRAVAEARALSPLAACRISKAEVRELARLSGLPCADDPSDSCLATRVPEGLELTPGRLAAVEALERAARELGLADLRARLTPGPGGDAALLLVRAAQLPLAQAQAAALADRARAAGFADLSLGVRP
- a CDS encoding virulence factor family protein — its product is MRRTTRALLALALFCLAASACARPEAEPEKLNFGVFGDVRIYRAPDSEPGRAVLLLSDGAWDARMDTAARAMADMDATVVGIDTARLLGPLRAPSGGCFYQSWEFEGLSKIVQKTLGYTGYHQPVLAGFGEGAAVAYATFAQAPKDIFAGAVTLGFSPRLGIQKPFCTANGYRYDNATSPETGIVMHPVEHPHGLLVLVQAEKDPRFSPAEANAFASRIARARVSVLAGADQARPEADTWRAAFREALDSVAPATRAAKPQAAKSVDDLPLVEAPAATPGKTLAVIVTGDGGWAGIDQQIGNILAAHGVSVVGFNSLKYFWNARTPEEMAHDLELTLTHYAAKWGAERYIVVGYSIGADVLPFMTGRMSEAAKARLALVAMLGPGTHADFEFHLSNWLTTENVPQGAPMIPEMEKLSKTPVLLVCGDEEEGTLCQNYEAPNVTPMVVPGGHHFNKEYDHIALAILRGAGIPTRP
- a CDS encoding class I SAM-dependent methyltransferase; amino-acid sequence: MERKKQDYLEVVYTKSAKPLTAYPDNLARFFMGRYGLRPGMSLLDVGCGRGEMLGAFSRLGLDCSGLDMAPSAGSLAPGVPVRLCNVTAETFPVPDASCDAVIMKSVIEHMVDPTPLLAEVKRVLKPGGLILVLTPDWASVWRVFFEDATHVHPYMAKGIAEALAMHGFEQAQSEQFCHHELLWETGPVRILADLLYAVLSVPMARRLAKATGVKFLRWAVERQLLATGRRPA
- the mprF gene encoding bifunctional lysylphosphatidylglycerol flippase/synthetase MprF; amino-acid sequence: MSAPVLTRLKPFFGPALALALLAAAVWAISAQLAQYNLDEIMASLFSETDRDVLLAFGLTAANFIVLAGYDILALSYIGHPLPPHRPVLASFAGNAFSNTIGLSTLAGSTVRYRLYSSWGLSTGEIAKIVVFTTLTLWLGLFSIGGIIFTVRPLPLPDWITLPFSTTRPLGLALLVPPALYLYAAARKETPWRIGKLTLLLPPFKSALLQVAVASLDWALAAAVLYALLPPWANVSFPLLLGAFLLGQIAGLVSQVPGGLGVFESCLLFLLSPRIPAPALFATLVAYRVVYYLVPLVLAAALLAAREALAARKSLAARESALEIGAFLTQWFPVVVPRVLAVLAFLAGLVLLFSGATPSVHERLRWLEEFLPLGVLEASHFVGSLAGLGLIILARGLHKRLDAAYFVTSGLLFAGIISCLLKGWDYEEALLLTLLLLALLPCHKFFYRKASLLSEGFTPGWITAIVTALGCTALLGYLAYGLDSLATDLWWAFAYEDEASRFLRAAAGVAVAVLAVAVLRLMRSARPRHAPPSEEDMTAVRALVAAAPETPPHLALLGDKSVLLGKKGDGFLMYGICGRSWVCMGDPVGPPATRAELAWRFREMVDLYAGWTVFYQAGRENLPLYLDLGLSLMKIGEEARVPLPEFSLAGQARKGLRYTRNMVEKEGAGFEIVPREGVPAILPELKAVSDAWLAAKHAREKKFSLGYFSDAYMLRCPQAIVRKEGRIVAFANIWEGGMANGVRQELSVDLMRYAPDAPASVMEYLYIMLMLWGREQGYQWFNLGMAPFSGLESHALAPTWARLGSLLYAHGGQFYNFQGLRRFKDKFDPVWESKYLASPGGTVPPRALANIATLVSGGVTGVIAK
- a CDS encoding DUF3431 domain-containing protein; amino-acid sequence: MTGSTRYASDGTSPATPDIGVVVARYREDTAWLAELGLPGVLYDKGPEPPAALAPGIRREALPNVGREAHTYLTHIIAHYDALPRWTAFVQGDPFAHLTPPEEPRLPPAALRARLLDLVAQDRPFCGLAWFRLRCDALGRPHDLADPAKQGRWEGWGKDIPVGRVFEALFGLPSPAQFIARAPTGNMLVRRDRILARPPEFYQRALSLVLADPHDAENTGHALERLWQAVFSGPGRTG
- the larB gene encoding nickel pincer cofactor biosynthesis protein LarB; protein product: MNLDTLLEDFRQGRVDAAELKRQLLGQSMADAGFARVDHHRLLRKGQAEVVFCQGKTPEQVAHIFEALAGRTGRALGTRADAMHFEAVRHMPGAQYDPLSRVLSIETAPIALTGLVAVVSAGTADLPVAEEAARTAEFLGSRVLRRYDCGVAGIHRVLSVLDDLLEARCVVAVAGMDGALPSVVAGLLPAPVIAVPTSVGYGASFGGLAALLTMLNSCASGVCVVNIDNGFGAGYSAHVINAQCEAARKG
- the larC gene encoding nickel pincer cofactor biosynthesis protein LarC, whose amino-acid sequence is MKTLYLECTLGVSGDMLLAALSDLVPGGAKLLADAVAALGLPGVSVRFSEQMVQGIRTRRVEVLEQAPQPLRHLRDLTDIVHAAPEAHWPARVKKLGLTALTRLAEAESKVHGEPLDRIHFHEVGAVDTVVDAMGAILLAHASGADRVVASPVNLGSGFVTFSHGRFPVPAPACAELARSMVVFATESGMELATPTGLAVLKTLAQTHGPLPLGRVEAVGYGSGTYSTGAYPTFLRAYRIADAPEARARRAERRETPEMEREVPDGPVRGRADLFGPHGHPHYGPTAHTSSGREFGRDEDDGLDQIRFGRD